The following nucleotide sequence is from Allocatelliglobosispora scoriae.
ACCCATCCCCACTGGGATCATCTGCTGTGGCATCCCCGATTCGGCGACGTGCCGCGATACGGCACCGCCGCCTGCGCCCGTGCTGCCGGTGCAGGCCGCGAGCGGGGGCAGCAGATGGCGGCGGAGAGCGCGTCGGGCGTCCCCCTGGAACTGCTCGGGCTGATCACCCCGCTGCCCGCGGACGGCGGGCCGATCCCGGGCGAGATCGTCGAGCACGAGGCGCACGCGCCCGGCCATGCGGCACTCCTGCTCGCGGACCGAGGCGTGCTGCTCGCCGGGGACATGCTCTCCGATGTCCTGGTCCCGATGTTCGGCCTTCCCCGCCCTGATCGGGTGGAGATCTATGAGGCGGCGCTCGACCGGCTGGAGGACCTCGTCAAGCAGGTCGACATCGTGGTGCCCGGCCATGGCTCCGTTGCCGAGGGTTCCGAGGCGGCGGCCCGCTTCGCGGCGGATCGGGCCTTCATCGACGCGCTGCGGCGCGGCGAGGAACCCGTCGACGAGCGCTTCGGCCCACGCGGCTAGGCACCACCGGGACCGGGTTGGGAGGATGGGTCGTGCACAAGCTGCTCCATCAGGCCGAGGCCGTGCTCTTCGACTTCGACGGCTCCCTCTGCCGGATCTTCGCCACCCTCACCGACTGGGCCGCCGCCGACCGGGTTCTCTCCGTCCTCGGGCTCGCCGGCGTCGCCCTGCCCCCGCACCTGATCACGACCAGCGATCCGATCGAGGTGGCGAGGTTCCTCGCCACCGTCGACGATCGGGAGATCGCGCTCCGCGCCGAGCAGGAACTGCGCGCCGTCGAGCTGGAAGCCGTCGCCGGTGCGGCGCCCACTCCGGGCGGCCACGAGGCCTTTCGGGCGGTCGCCGCGTCGGGACGCCCGGTCGCGATCGTCAGCAACAACTCGCCCGAGGCGGTCGAGGCCTACCTGGCTCTGCACCGGCTGACCGGGCTGACCGACGTGGTCCTGGGCCGGATGCCGGGGCGGCCGGGGTCGATGAAGCCTCATCCCTACCTGGTGACGATGGCCTGCATGCTGGTGGAGGCCGAGCCCGGCGGATGCGTGTTGATCGGCGACTCGGTCACCGACATCGAGGCGGCCAAGGCAGCGGGCACGCTCGCCATCGGTCTGGCGAGCCAGCCGGACCGGGCGGCACCCCTCCAGGCCGCAGGCGCCGACGCGGTCATCACCGGCATGACCGATCTGCTGGCCACGGCATGATCACCGCCCGCTGAGCAAGACCGCAGATCTGGGCGTGCTGGGCTCGCCCCGACGCGCCCCACCCGCCACGATCGAGGATCTCCGTCTCGGAGAAGGTCTCGGTGAGATATCAGTACGGGGGCATCGAGGCTTCTTCGAACACACGTTCGATAGAATGTTCTGATGAATGACGTCGCTGAGACCGAGATCGCCTACTGGTCGGCGATCAACCATGGTCGCCTCATGGATATCTGGATCACCCACCGGGTCGGCCCCGCATCGGACTGCTACACGGTCCGTTTCCGGGCCGGCGGCCTGGGCAATCCGTTCCGCCGCCAGATGCTGCCCACCCTCGACGAGGCCTACCGGGCCGCCTCGGGGCTGAAGGCCGAGTTCCCCGCCATGATCGAGTGGGCCGGGGGCCCGCTCTCGTGATGGATGACGGTGCCGGGAGTGGACGGGAGCGCCCCGTCCACTCCCGCAACCGGTGATCAGGCTCCGCAGCCTGCATAGGCGGCCGGCGGCGTCCCGGCCGTGTCTCCCAGGAAGTAGCCCAGGCAGGCCGCGACGAAGGACGGGTTCTCCTCCGGGACGAAGTGACCCGCACCCGGCACCGTCACGCCCCGCACGTCGGCGGCGACCGGCTGGAAGAACGCGGGCACGAAGCCGAAGGAGTGGTCCCCGCCCATGGTGAGCACCGGCATCGTCAGCCGCTTCGCGGCCGCGTTGGCCCGGTTGTCGGCGGCGTCGGTGGCGAAGGCTCGGTAGTACTCGTAGCCGGCGTGGCGTTTGGCGGGGTCGGCGTAGGCGAGGTAGTACCGCTCCCGGTCGATCGACGGCTTGTTGAAGGCGTAGTCGTAGATCATCCCGTGGTAGGCGGGCACGTCGACGGTGTCGAGGATCGTCTCCGGGATCGGGTTCGGGGCGAGGTTGAAGGTGAAGTGGAAGTCGGCGGTGTAGAACTCCTCCAGGCCGTACCCGGATAGGGGCAGGTCGATGACGACCAGCCGGTCCACGTCGGCCGGGAAGTCCCGGGCATAGGGGTAGGCGACGAGCACGCCCACGTCGTGGCCGACGACCGTGGCCTTGCCGATGCCGAGCTTGACGAGCGCCTGGTGGATGCGGCGCGCGGTCGTGGCCTTGTCGAAGCCGCCGGTCGGCACCGTGGACGCGCCGAGGCCGGGCAGGTCGACCGCGATGACGGTGTGCTTGCCGACCAGGCCGCTCATGACGTCGTGCCACTCCCACCAGGTCGACGGCCAGCCGTGCAGGAGCAGGACCGCAGGTCCGGTGCCGCCCTTCACATAGTGGATGGTGGTGCCTTCGACGCTCACCACGCCGTGGGTGAAGGCGGCGTTGAAGCGGGCCCTGCCGACGGTGGGCTCGTCGCCGAGCCGGACTCCGGCCGAGGTGCTGACCGAGGCGGCGGTGCCCTCAGCGGTGATCAGGAGGGCCAACACGACGAGGGCGACGATGGCGAGAGATCGTCCCAGTCGGGGGCGGACGGCAAACGGCATGGGG
It contains:
- a CDS encoding MBL fold metallo-hydrolase; this encodes MLNQIADGVWVRQSAWVWSNTIVVRGEGGLILVDPGIEGAELDDLADDLDRLGTPVIAGFSTHPHWDHLLWHPRFGDVPRYGTAACARAAGAGRERGQQMAAESASGVPLELLGLITPLPADGGPIPGEIVEHEAHAPGHAALLLADRGVLLAGDMLSDVLVPMFGLPRPDRVEIYEAALDRLEDLVKQVDIVVPGHGSVAEGSEAAARFAADRAFIDALRRGEEPVDERFGPRG
- a CDS encoding HAD family hydrolase, producing MHKLLHQAEAVLFDFDGSLCRIFATLTDWAAADRVLSVLGLAGVALPPHLITTSDPIEVARFLATVDDREIALRAEQELRAVELEAVAGAAPTPGGHEAFRAVAASGRPVAIVSNNSPEAVEAYLALHRLTGLTDVVLGRMPGRPGSMKPHPYLVTMACMLVEAEPGGCVLIGDSVTDIEAAKAAGTLAIGLASQPDRAAPLQAAGADAVITGMTDLLATA
- a CDS encoding alpha/beta fold hydrolase, producing the protein MPFAVRPRLGRSLAIVALVVLALLITAEGTAASVSTSAGVRLGDEPTVGRARFNAAFTHGVVSVEGTTIHYVKGGTGPAVLLLHGWPSTWWEWHDVMSGLVGKHTVIAVDLPGLGASTVPTGGFDKATTARRIHQALVKLGIGKATVVGHDVGVLVAYPYARDFPADVDRLVVIDLPLSGYGLEEFYTADFHFTFNLAPNPIPETILDTVDVPAYHGMIYDYAFNKPSIDRERYYLAYADPAKRHAGYEYYRAFATDAADNRANAAAKRLTMPVLTMGGDHSFGFVPAFFQPVAADVRGVTVPGAGHFVPEENPSFVAACLGYFLGDTAGTPPAAYAGCGA